The Terracoccus luteus genome includes a region encoding these proteins:
- a CDS encoding SRPBCC family protein: MTHSLDPKGPRASARVLGTLHAEGTSGVVRLQDRYDTGPVDLWDALTDPARLARWLGEVHGDLRVGGEFEAHFLASGWEGTGRVEECDPPHRLRVSTRSPDQPDGILEVTLTPDGDGTVLVLEDRGVPLEQVAAYGAGDQIHLEDLASYLAGGGRCEPRSRWQQLHGLYERLPVTPADGA; the protein is encoded by the coding sequence ATGACCCACTCACTCGACCCGAAGGGGCCACGAGCATCGGCCCGTGTGCTGGGCACGCTGCACGCCGAAGGGACGTCGGGCGTCGTCCGGCTGCAGGACCGGTACGACACCGGCCCGGTCGACCTCTGGGACGCGCTCACCGACCCTGCCCGTCTGGCCCGGTGGCTCGGCGAGGTGCACGGCGACCTCCGGGTCGGAGGTGAGTTCGAGGCCCACTTCCTCGCCAGCGGGTGGGAGGGGACCGGCCGCGTGGAGGAGTGCGACCCGCCCCACCGCCTGCGGGTGTCGACGCGCTCGCCGGACCAGCCGGACGGCATCCTCGAGGTGACCCTGACACCGGACGGTGACGGCACCGTGCTCGTGCTCGAGGACCGAGGCGTGCCGCTCGAGCAGGTCGCGGCCTACGGGGCCGGCGACCAGATCCACCTCGAGGACCTCGCCTCGTACCTGGCCGGTGGTGGGCGGTGCGAGCCCCGCTCGCGGTGGCAGCAGCTGCACGGTCTGTACGAGCGGCTCCCGGTCACCCCAGCCGACGGCGCATGA
- a CDS encoding ArsR/SmtB family transcription factor, with the protein MDAALKALSDDGRRTLVEALASGPATAGELAALLPIARPGVSRHLRVLREAGLVDVRQEAQRRVYSLRAEPLTEVNAWLTQHLALWDQRLDALHTEIARGKRERRSPP; encoded by the coding sequence ATGGACGCAGCCCTCAAGGCCCTGAGCGACGACGGTCGACGGACCCTCGTCGAGGCGCTCGCCTCGGGTCCTGCCACCGCCGGTGAGCTGGCCGCGTTGCTGCCCATCGCCCGTCCCGGTGTCTCGCGGCACCTGCGGGTACTGCGTGAGGCCGGCCTCGTCGACGTCCGTCAGGAGGCGCAGCGTCGCGTCTACTCGCTGCGGGCGGAGCCCCTCACCGAGGTGAACGCCTGGCTGACGCAGCACCTCGCCCTGTGGGACCAGCGGCTCGACGCCCTGCACACCGAGATCGCCCGCGGCAAGCGGGAGAGAAGGAGCCCGCCATGA
- a CDS encoding CynX/NimT family MFS transporter, translated as MTTTTTPVVSDRRTPVALLAGLAVALTAVNLRTAVTGFSPLLETIGDELGFGVAVAGLLGTVPAASFGLFGFFAPVVTRRFGLERTAAAALALTALSLLARAASPSTPTLVAATVLALAGIGAANVVIVPLVKAWFPDRIAVWTSVYLLLLQTGQFVAPLLAVPVAEGSSWRVSVGLWAVPAALAAVAWLAISTRMPAGPRVPAAASGRRPTVRRSATAWGLVTLFAVTAVSNYGIITWLPAVLTDAGASTSVGGTMVGLYSVWGVLAALLVPQLATRLPNPFAVVVVCSALLVAGYVGLLVAPLDGTVLWVCLLGVGVSSFPLCLTLINRRTRTPQSASAVSGFVQGIGYGLACLGPVGLGLLREYSGSWTAPLVVLCATAVPALVGGWFACRPRFVDDASPADETSHGA; from the coding sequence GTGACCACCACCACGACGCCCGTCGTGTCCGACCGTCGCACGCCCGTCGCGCTGCTCGCCGGTCTCGCCGTCGCCCTGACGGCCGTCAACCTGCGCACCGCCGTCACCGGCTTCAGCCCCCTCCTGGAGACCATCGGCGACGAGCTCGGGTTCGGGGTGGCCGTGGCCGGCCTGCTCGGCACGGTGCCGGCCGCCTCCTTCGGGCTCTTCGGGTTCTTCGCCCCGGTGGTGACGAGACGCTTCGGCCTCGAGCGCACCGCGGCGGCCGCCCTGGCCCTGACGGCGCTCTCCCTGCTCGCGCGCGCCGCCAGCCCGTCGACGCCCACCCTCGTCGCGGCCACCGTCCTCGCGCTCGCCGGCATCGGTGCGGCCAACGTCGTCATCGTCCCCCTCGTCAAGGCGTGGTTCCCCGACCGGATCGCGGTCTGGACCTCGGTCTACCTGCTCCTGCTGCAGACCGGCCAGTTCGTCGCCCCGTTGCTGGCGGTGCCCGTCGCGGAGGGGTCGAGCTGGCGGGTGTCCGTCGGTCTCTGGGCCGTCCCCGCCGCCCTCGCCGCAGTGGCGTGGCTCGCCATCTCCACCCGGATGCCGGCAGGACCGCGGGTGCCCGCCGCGGCGAGCGGCCGACGCCCGACCGTCCGGCGCTCGGCGACCGCCTGGGGGCTCGTCACCCTCTTCGCCGTCACCGCGGTGTCGAACTACGGCATCATCACGTGGCTCCCGGCCGTCCTCACCGACGCCGGGGCCAGCACGTCGGTGGGCGGCACGATGGTGGGCCTCTACTCCGTCTGGGGAGTGCTGGCGGCCCTGCTCGTCCCCCAGCTCGCGACGCGCCTGCCCAACCCCTTCGCCGTCGTCGTCGTGTGCTCGGCCCTGCTCGTGGCCGGCTACGTCGGCCTGCTCGTCGCACCGCTCGACGGCACCGTCCTCTGGGTGTGCCTGCTCGGGGTCGGGGTCAGCTCGTTCCCGTTGTGCCTCACCCTCATCAACCGGCGCACCCGCACCCCCCAGTCCGCCTCCGCCGTCTCCGGATTCGTCCAGGGCATCGGCTACGGCCTCGCCTGCCTCGGCCCCGTCGGCCTCGGCCTGCTGCGCGAGTACAGCGGGTCGTGGACCGCTCCACTCGTCGTGCTCTGCGCCACCGCCGTCCCCGCTCTGGTCGGTGGCTGGTTCGCCTGCCGACCCCGTTTCGTCGACGACGCGTCACCCGCCGACGAGACCTCACACGGCGCCTGA
- a CDS encoding FadR/GntR family transcriptional regulator gives MNLQESGTRPSPRRVGLIDQAAGWFRDEVVSGRWPVGERIPTEPELVRRFGVGRNTVREALQSLVHAGLLRREQGRGTFVLSTSELAGPLERRLSGGSRRDYLELRLALDSTAASLAAGRRTSSDVTVLRRLLCDRESAWGSAHPQVHPEVRAEADLALHTAVVAATHNELYLRLYTSMVDVFAMHLREENDGGGDADARLAHQRHVELVDAIEGQDADAAAAAVAAIFATFIT, from the coding sequence ATGAATTTGCAGGAGTCTGGCACACGGCCCTCCCCGCGTCGAGTGGGGCTCATCGACCAGGCGGCGGGGTGGTTCCGCGACGAGGTCGTGAGCGGTCGGTGGCCGGTGGGGGAGCGCATCCCCACCGAGCCCGAGCTCGTGCGACGGTTCGGGGTCGGTCGCAACACGGTCCGTGAGGCACTGCAGTCACTGGTGCATGCGGGTCTGCTGCGGCGCGAGCAGGGCCGCGGCACCTTCGTGCTGTCGACCTCCGAGCTCGCCGGACCGCTGGAGCGTCGGCTGTCCGGGGGGAGCCGACGCGACTACCTCGAGCTGCGCCTCGCCCTCGACAGCACCGCGGCCTCGCTGGCGGCGGGGCGGCGCACGTCGTCCGACGTCACCGTGCTGCGCCGCCTGCTGTGCGACCGCGAGTCGGCCTGGGGGAGTGCGCACCCGCAGGTTCACCCGGAGGTTCGTGCCGAGGCGGACCTCGCGCTGCACACGGCCGTCGTGGCCGCGACGCACAACGAGCTCTACCTGCGGCTCTACACGAGCATGGTCGACGTCTTCGCGATGCACCTTCGCGAGGAGAACGACGGGGGAGGCGACGCCGACGCCCGACTGGCTCACCAGCGTCACGTCGAGCTCGTTGACGCCATCGAAGGCCAGGATGCCGACGCGGCGGCGGCCGCGGTCGCCGCGATCTTCGCGACCTTCATCACCTGA
- a CDS encoding ArsR/SmtB family transcription factor has translation MSINTPDYEIAETVTVASPEQLRAIADPLRSTLLDLVLERAATVAELATAVGRPKSTVAHHVGVLVDAGMLRVVRTRRVRAIDERFYGRTGRTLVIGVTRRPREPGQPAPQDVPMCVNALSVAASESVPAHEADTLYSTLRHARIPAGEASRFWRRVEALVDEFSALPREGDTSYGLAVGLYPSEQPVLPPPSPPPPGGDTGT, from the coding sequence ATGTCGATCAATACCCCGGACTACGAGATCGCGGAGACGGTGACGGTGGCCTCACCGGAGCAGCTGCGCGCCATCGCGGACCCCTTGCGCAGCACCCTGCTCGACCTCGTCCTCGAGCGGGCGGCCACGGTGGCCGAGCTCGCGACCGCCGTCGGGAGGCCGAAGAGCACCGTGGCCCACCACGTCGGTGTGCTCGTGGATGCCGGGATGCTGCGGGTCGTGCGGACGCGCCGGGTGCGCGCGATCGACGAGCGCTTCTACGGCCGGACGGGGCGCACGCTCGTCATCGGGGTGACCCGTCGACCGCGGGAGCCGGGACAGCCCGCGCCGCAGGACGTGCCGATGTGCGTCAATGCCCTGTCGGTCGCCGCGAGCGAGTCGGTGCCGGCGCACGAGGCGGACACCCTCTACTCGACGCTGCGTCACGCCCGTATCCCGGCGGGGGAGGCCTCTCGGTTCTGGCGGCGGGTCGAGGCCCTCGTCGACGAGTTCAGCGCCCTGCCCCGCGAGGGGGACACGAGCTACGGCCTCGCCGTCGGGCTCTACCCGAGCGAGCAGCCCGTCCTGCCACCGCCGTCGCCACCGCCGCCGGGTGGCGACACCGGGACGTGA
- a CDS encoding GNAT family N-acetyltransferase, which yields MAIEVTPASDFDDIATMVGPKRPDANVCWCLSYRIPSKENRALTGTARGDRVRELLDAGPPGVLAYDGDTVVGWAAVARRADTTFATNRRIPHVDDLDAWSIWCVRVRPGHRRQGIAHHLVDGAVDFARSQGAPAVEAYPVDNAGERVDLTMAYVGTRSLFERAGFTLAAPTTSVLDGFPRVLMRRRLG from the coding sequence ATGGCCATCGAGGTGACACCGGCATCCGACTTCGACGACATCGCGACGATGGTGGGGCCGAAACGCCCTGACGCCAATGTCTGTTGGTGCCTGTCGTACCGGATTCCCAGCAAGGAGAACCGTGCTCTGACCGGCACTGCTCGGGGCGACCGCGTCAGAGAGCTGCTGGATGCCGGCCCGCCCGGGGTGCTCGCCTACGACGGTGACACCGTGGTGGGCTGGGCCGCCGTGGCCCGCCGCGCCGACACGACGTTCGCCACCAACCGCCGCATCCCCCACGTCGACGACCTCGACGCGTGGTCGATCTGGTGCGTGCGGGTGCGACCCGGACACCGCAGGCAGGGCATCGCCCACCACCTCGTCGACGGGGCCGTCGACTTCGCCCGCTCGCAGGGCGCACCGGCCGTCGAGGCCTACCCGGTCGACAACGCGGGTGAGCGGGTCGACCTCACGATGGCCTACGTGGGCACGCGCTCGCTCTTCGAACGCGCCGGCTTCACGCTGGCCGCTCCCACGACGTCGGTGCTCGACGGGTTCCCACGCGTGCTCATGCGCCGTCGGCTGGGGTGA